A region of the Pungitius pungitius chromosome 8, fPunPun2.1, whole genome shotgun sequence genome:
ACAGTCCAGTACGAAACAGTGATAACACCCAGTGGATTAATCACTGAAATCCTTGGGAGTGttcagacacaaacaaaacacatgcagCTTTTGGCACTAGTGCAATTAATCAGGtgactccagcagcagcttcagtgGCTGATGAGGTGCAGAATGCTTCCGAGACAATACGTATCTTATTCTTATTCTTTGTGCAAGCAGACGGACTCCGTTATTCGCTGGTGTCTCCCCCTCCTGATGTTTATAGGGCAGTGCTTTCGTGAGAGCAGCTGGcatctgttttgtgtgtctgtgtcggtGGGCTAATGTCGAGTCAGATCTGTGTCGTCTGTCTATGTTAGAAAATCAGCTGTAGTATTAGCTGGCAAATTTACTTAATGTTGCTTCTGATCCCTCCTTCTGATAATGTGTTCCAGACAAAGTAGAGGTTTATTCTCATCTGTGGTTGCTAAGAAACACCTGAAGTGGTGTCACCATCTCTTTTCTGCTCatggaatgaataaaaatgtctttctaAACATTGTAGCCATAATTCCTGCATCAAAACCTAAAAGTGAactaaaatattactgtgggaCACTGGCATATTTTTTATGGATATCTCTGGCGTTACAAGAACGACGGCTCTCTTGTATTTGCATTGCTATGTAATATCTCAACATATATGAACAGACAGCCTTTAGATCATGTTTCAATGGTTTATTATTCGTACACATAAGCTCTTGCGTTGAATTATGATACAGGCACAAACCTCTGATCAGCTGtgtaacaacaaaaagaaggatTCTGCTATATTTTCATGTTGTTTGTTAACTGATTTTTAGCACAATCAAATTGTAACTATATAGTTTCCCTATTGTTCTACAACTTGCTGTCAAAGCTAACAATTTAGAACAAACCGTAATCAAtaagtgttttggttttttttaagtcatGTGTAGAAGTGAAACACAATCTAAACAACGGCTAAattatatttgtttaattttatatgttttaacaTTGCTGTGACATTCCTTAATCAAACCATTATATCATATCATTATAATTGTTCTTATATACTATTATTTCCTTTGACAACTTGGCCACAGCATTCATCCTGCATGATCAGGGGGAACCTAGATGGATGTCTCTCTGACAGGGTTCAAAGGAACAAGTGGGTTATGCATGTGGGCGGCGTGCAGACTGAGGGATGTGAGAGAAGGCTCAGATGGAGAGTGTTGTCACTATTATTCACTGATCTCACAATGACTACATGGAGATGGATGGGTTGACGCATTCATTCGGAAATAGAAGAGAGGCACTCAGACATAAACGGCGTGTTGTGAGGTGAGGCCAGAGCCTCGCCATGTTTCACAGCATCGGAGCCAAAATGCATTCGGGTGCAATCTGGATcgacagtgttttaaaaaacaacaacaacataacaGGGTTAAGGCTAGAAAAaggtcctttttttccccccatgttGATCCCCACGTGTTGTCCCAAAAAAGACGCACATTTTAAATCTGCCACAAGGACAAGCAGCccactgtgttgttgttgttgaactcCATCGtgttccaaaacatttttgttaataacacgggaaagaaaaataacagtaCCCTCCTTACTTGGCTAGTTAACATTGTTCAACTCAATGAATCTGCCAGTACGGGGGGGGTGTGCCagagcaaggagggaggactcagatgcggagttcaGGGAAATAAAAAGATAGTCGAAAAATCAAGAATAactcaaaatccaaaaaaactcaaaatcgctccaacaaAACCAagacgagaaggaggagggaaaaaacaacgAGGCAAGGACCTGGCACAACATACGCCACGCGACGCGACGCGACGCGACTCGACTCGACTCGACTCGACTCGACTCACCATTGGTGCGAGCAGCAGGCATCCTAACAGCTAATGacgagacaagagactcacagggcttaaacacATAAGGGacgtgcaggtgattggacacaggtggaaacgattagacactgcagacaatcacaggggaagacaggccaaggcaggaagtgaagttacccaggaacacaaaagacatgaaactacaaaataaagacatgaacccaaaccgtgacagaatcAAGTTCTTCtcctgactgtttttttttgtcagtcgaggatttttttcaaatataattATTTGTGCTTTCCTCTGCAATTGCTTTTGTGAGTTCCGcccattttgtttgtatttacttgTCTctattgttttggtttgtttgtgcttCGTACTATAAGTCCAGTCAGCTTTATATTTATAGCCCATTTTCACAAATGGCGTTCGATCCAGACCACTTGTTTCCGGGGGCTTTACACACCGTACAGCACAGGACACGCTCTATCCTTACGCCCACCATGCTGGGATGAATGGAGTCGAACAATTTCTTAGTGTTGAAAACTATTGTAAGGCTGCCTTTAGTTGTGTCTTTTGAAATCTGATGTGTGTTTCTGAAACTTCTCTAGTAAGTGGTGTATATGTGTATGACTGAAGGGACTGATTCATAAAATGAACTGATCTTCACCTCCTCAAATCACTAAGTTGTAATCTTTAGTAAACCAGGTGTAaattattgtttatttctgtcaagGATGGTACCTGTCGCCTTTGAGTTTTTTGATGCATTTGTCCGTCTCTATttaatttttgttatttttttgagaAATTGTCATTGCCATTGAATCAGCTCTGAGCCGGCAAAGCACCCAGAGGATCCACGTGCATCTGAACATCACCTTCGCGTTGCTCATGACGTTGGCTGTACGCTGTGATGAGTTGAATGCGATAAAGGGTCTATTTatacgtgtgtctgtgttttgagAGAGGAAAGTACTTTCAATAGTAAACATTCACATGGTGAAGCACATGCCTTATCAATATGAGAGTTCAGCCTTTGCATAGGCACATATGGCATTTTGAGAACGGTGAAATGGATATATGGCCCTTTCCCATTGACCGTATGCTTCATCGAGAGGTTGAAGAATACATTTGTCAAGTACTGAAGGTACTGTGACTTAACTGAATCTGACTTATCAAAGTAAGTTGCCGTGTTTATTTGCGGAAGAGAGACAACTTTGTTAAATTTGATTGTTCCCATGCAACACGGAAGATTAGTTCAATATGGATTATTACAACGCAGAAAATAGCCCAAAAGCAACCTGCTTAGAACATAAATTTATTCATTAGAAAGTAAAGTTTTACTTTGTTGACATTTTACATGAATAAGAACATTTGCATGTACTACAAAGAATTGTTCTTTTATTACTGCTCAAatatctttgttttaaaaacaatctTCATACTAACTGTTCTCACAGACCTGTGTGGTGCTTCTGGGCCCAAGCCCATCAAATCCCAGAGATCCCTCCCAGGAACGCCTGTTTCTGCCACACACAACCCCATCGACCTGCGAACATCCATGGAGGAGAAATACAAAGAGATTGCTGAGGTAGGAATTAAAAGCCACAGTGATTACATCAGAAGTTTTTTGGTACAGCAaagtaataatttaaataatcttAACTTGCCGCTCTGTTGATTATTATCCATCTAGCTGCTCTACtgccattcaaatattttaattagCTGTTATTGGTATTTGTTTGAATGTGGAATTTGTTTGTTCTGAAAATACATCctcaataataatataaacaaTATGTTAAATAACGACATTGTCTAGTTGGCCTTTGCCTCAGTTAATTCATCTGCAAAATTAAGAATATTtccaaatgcattaaaaaattTTCACGTTTTTTGAAGTTTTTATACTTAAATCCAATCAAATCAATATCTGACTTGGCTTTTTGGCGACTTTATTTAAAGATAAATCTTATCTCATGTGAGCTCCAAAGTCCTCCATTTGTCCCCAGCTGCATGGAAGTTGACCTGTTTTACAGTTTTATGAGCCCATACATCTATGTTTGCACAAAGGAGCTGTTCACACGCAGTATGACAGAAAGTGAGATGCGAACCGCACCGTACGAGTTCCCGGAGGACAGCCCCATCGAACAGCTTGAGGAGCGACGGCACCGCCTAGAGAGGCAAATCAGCCAGGACATTAAGTGagaaaatgcaaacacacaaagccaaTGCAATAAACTACCATCATAATCTCTGACAGACACCGCTGTCCCCCAACCACACGTGTTACACTTAGTCTAGTTTTCACCAATGCACACATGCTTATCCAGCTTCCACCATGCAAGTTTGTGGGCTAACTAACCTCAGCAATCCGCTGGCGGGGCTAGCCAGCAAATTGCACCTGCTCTGTTCTTCAATCTGCCTATATgctaaactatttttttttgggggggggggggcgttcgcTCTCAGGTGCCATGGTCAAAGCCATCAGCACCAATAAGCCGTCTGTCTTTGTGGTTCTCTTACAGGTCACCCATCAAGCCCCTGTTCACATATCAGGGTGGGCCACTACTAACTTGATAATTTCCTTTTGGTCTCCTTGATCCCTCAATACCTTATGCTTTGAATGTATATGTAAATGTAGATCTGtgtgagagaaacagagagtgCTTGTTTGTATGTATATTGTATGTGTGCATATATCTGGTCTCTGCCTTTTGTGTGCTTAATTTCTTCTCACTACCTCTGATGCCCCTGTCTTTCCCGCACTGTCCTGCGCTGCTGCATAAACCCCCAAGGCTTGAGCCAGAGATTTTGCTCCGTGCCAAACAGGACTTCATGAAAATTGACAGTGCTGCAGACCTACAGTGAGTGAGATCTGCTTCAGTATGCATGGTTTGTGTAGCGATTTTCTCTTTGGTTGGttattttctttcagttcaTCTCTATTTGCTTCATATTCTTTACAATGGTTCATTGCAGCCACTCACCTGAATTAATTATTACTATGCATGTTTAGTTTAACAGTATTCAGGAAATGTTTGTTGAAAGCACTTTTTTCTACAACCACTGACATACTAGCTGCATATTGTGATAGATCTTCCCCCTGCTGGTGACTAGATGTATGAATCCAAACCctgtttttttactcttttttttttttgaaagtgtAAACTCTGTATTTTGATCTTGATTTGACTTCCCCTGTTTTCTTCATAATAAAATGTGCTGTGAACCCTGAGTCTTGCAGGTTGCTCACTTAGCAACTCTGTAAGTCAATTATTCAAGTGTATAACATCTCACTAGCTGTTACACAGTGGATTTGAAAATTATTCAGATTAATTCATTTTCTCTGTACttagtgattttctttttatactTGTTTTTGAACACCATTGCCCCATAGCATAGATGTTTTTGGGtacttgtaaatgtattcagATTGAAACACTGACATACCCAATCTTGAGCACATATGATTTGAAATGAAGTGTAGATGTGCTCTATTCAGCTCATTTCTGCCTCAAGGGCACCAATTACTACTTGTAATAATCATTACTACTGGTgatgtttctatcaaatataCAATGATGATTTGAATGTTTATGTAAATGAGGATTGTTTTTCATGTAAAAAAGAATGTAATCTGAATACTTTCCAAACCCATTGTTTCAAAATATACCGCACTAATGTGCTTCTTTGCACATATTCCCTATCTATATTTGCTATTCCTTTGCCTGCCCCTCTCTTGTTTTAAAGTCTCAAGACTTACTGTCTGCCTTCCTTTAAGGTACATGCAGGAGAAGAGttttgatgatgttgatgatggcTTCAGGGAAAGGGCATTGCCACTGGAAAGAGAATACCAGCGGGTTTCAATATCCGGGGAGGAGAAGTGTGGGGTGAGGAACTTTTTTTCGAGCGATATTTGAGTTTTCATCAGTCATTAAACTCTGATGGTGATCCTGTACTGTGTATTGATTTCTTCCCAGGTGCCATTCACTGATCTGGTAGATGCTGCAAAGTGCGTGGTGAAGGCACTATTCATACGGGAGAAGTACATAAAGCGATCCATGCAATCCTTTTGTAAGACCACGGCTCATGCCCTGCAGGAACTTGGGATGAAGCCTTTGGATCTGACAGACTATGACGATATAGCCGAGACCCCTGTAGATGCTGGTATATTTTACACCCACACCAAACCTACTCTGTTACAGACATACACATGAGGAAGTGAATACCAGAAAGGACACAAAGCAACACATGCACAGCACAAACCACAGGTAGTTGTGGCCAAGCTGTGCACTTAGAAATAGGAACCAAGATAAGGTGACAGCATTTGAGCTCCTTCCatataacagcagcagcattctTTTGGATGGTTTGTCAGACCTGAGAGTCATTTAAAAGAGTGCATTTACGCTTTAGCAAAAGAGCTAAGCTTATGTTCCAAACCTTCTGCGCATTTAAAACCTATTCCACATGTATGAGACTACCtaatattctaatattttaacatttatactCTTCAAGGTTCCCCGCCTTTATGAAAACAGTTTGTACTTACTACTAGCAAAGTGTTGTAACTGTAGGATAAGTTAACAATACGTAAGTTTTGTCCAAGGAGATTTTCCTCGACCAAAACTGATGGCCGTGTTTAAgcttaaaaacactttttttaaacaaaaacccAGTTGTTTCTCAGTATCACTGTGGAATAAAACCTCCCATTTGTGTCCCATTTCATTGTTTATAATTTAAAGCTAATCTATATAGCATGGATATATAACATAATTAATGTCAATCCCTTTTTATCCCCAGACGCTCCCGTTCACCCACCTGTCTCAAAGACACACCCCTACGACATGGACCCCAAGAATATGCCGGGAGACACAGGATATGGTTGCAAGATGGTGGGCGGCCTCGTCCACGTCTACTCCAAGAGGACCAACATGGATAAGTGTGTTTTCTACCTGACAACATgttaatgagaagaaaaaggtgtcctgtttgtgttgctgttattATCTTCTCCTTTTCAGGAGCACAGAACTGGACCTGCCATACCCTGACCTGACAGAGTATATTGAAGACATGAATGTTATGATGGCCCTCATTATCAATGGCCCAGTGTGAGGTTTCCTTTGGCACAACCATTTTACAAATGTGAGAGGCAAAATGctatgtttattttaaaggaaatgTCCCTGTGTTTCCTCTGGTGTTAACAGGAAGTCTTTCTGCTACCGCCGCCTACAGTACCTGAGCTCTAAATTCCAGATGCACATCCTTCTGAATGAGATGAAGGAGCTGGCAGCGCAGAAGAAAGTTCCACATAGAGACTTCTACAACATACGAAAGGTAAAAGCCAACCAAAGTCAGTCCTTCTCTACTATTTTGACATCATTCAAACTCCAAAATATGTTCTTCAACTTAACAAAGTGGATGATATCTGCCTCTCACATATTCTGCTCTGCCCTAACTAcaggtggacacacacatacatgcttCATCCTGCATGAATCAGAAGCACCTGCTGCGATTCATCAAGCGATCCATGAAGAAATACCCAGAGGAGATTGTCCACATTGAACGCGGCCGAGGCCAGACCCTCAAGGAGGTGTTTGAGAGCATGAACTTGACGGCCTTCGACCTGAGTGTAGACACACTTGACATGCATGCGGTGAGACACTATTGTTTGTTTACCAAAGCGTGTGACCACGGTGTTGCAGCATATagcacagacagaaaaaaatagatgaGGGAGCAACTGTATCTAACTAAAGCTGTGCTAAAGACTTTTGAGGAATTGTGTGAAATACGTTTGATATCGATAAAAATTAAGGTCTGACAGGTTTTGGTTCACTCATCAGGACCGTAACACGTTCCATCGGTTTGACAAATTTAACGCCAAATACAACCCCATCGGAGAATCTATCCTGAGAGAGATCTTCATCAAGACTGACAACTGCATTGAAGGAAAATACTTTGCACACATAGTCAAGGTATGAAGTAATTCATAAACCATTTGTATTATATCATCCAAAGATGTTATCAATACATACACAGACCGATGCATTTATACTCCCTGTCCCTATTTTTCTAGGAGGTGATGTTCGACCTGGAGGAGAGTAAGTACCAGAACTCTGAGCTGCGCCTGTCCATCTACGGCCGCTCCAGGAATGAATGGGAGAAGCTTGCTCAGTGGGCCCTCAAACATCGCGTGTACTCTGATAACGTGCGCTGGCTCATCCAGGTGCCCCGTCTTTTGTAAGTTATCCCTCCACTTTACTTTTTTGTTGAGGCTGCACTGTTGTCGAGGGCCGGAAATGACGAGAGGAACCGAAAGGAATTAGTCTAAATTCTGAAGTTGTGTCCTTTTATGAGAGATGCTCTTCTCGCCTCTACAGTTAAacctacatttaaaatgtataggTTAAAATTAACAAAAGACGATCACTACCTCTCCAGTGATGTGTACCAAACAAAGAAGACGCTGGCTAATTTC
Encoded here:
- the LOC119229502 gene encoding AMP deaminase 2 isoform X1 codes for the protein MQRIFSLPSMGRAAPLPSVSALFSLCWPPSSSDSSSNRGTVSKMSSSSSTSSSSQNDGQGKPKPKSPFCKRGSLQSTTSPDLCGASGPKPIKSQRSLPGTPVSATHNPIDLRTSMEEKYKEIAEELFTRSMTESEMRTAPYEFPEDSPIEQLEERRHRLERQISQDIKLEPEILLRAKQDFMKIDSAADLQYMQEKSFDDVDDGFRERALPLEREYQRVSISGEEKCGVPFTDLVDAAKCVVKALFIREKYIKRSMQSFCKTTAHALQELGMKPLDLTDYDDIAETPVDADAPVHPPVSKTHPYDMDPKNMPGDTGYGCKMVGGLVHVYSKRTNMDKSTELDLPYPDLTEYIEDMNVMMALIINGPVKSFCYRRLQYLSSKFQMHILLNEMKELAAQKKVPHRDFYNIRKVDTHIHASSCMNQKHLLRFIKRSMKKYPEEIVHIERGRGQTLKEVFESMNLTAFDLSVDTLDMHADRNTFHRFDKFNAKYNPIGESILREIFIKTDNCIEGKYFAHIVKEVMFDLEESKYQNSELRLSIYGRSRNEWEKLAQWALKHRVYSDNVRWLIQVPRLFDVYQTKKTLANFQEMLENIFMPLFEATINPRKHPELHLFLEHVVGFDSVDDESKPEHHIFNLDSPLPENWTEEDNPPYSYYLYYTYANMTVLNHLRRQRGFRMFVLRPHCGEAGPVHHLVSGFMLSENISHGLLLRKAPVLQYLYYLAQIGIAMSPLSNNSLFLSYHRNPLPEYLSRGLMISLSTDDPLQFHFTKEPLMEEYSIATQVWKLSSCDMCELARNSVLMSGFSHKAKSYWLGPNYSKEGPMSNDIRRTNVPDIRVAYRSETLSDELQLITQAVHPEELDTINEEDSLSMGPLPGQR
- the LOC119229502 gene encoding AMP deaminase 2 isoform X3; amino-acid sequence: MEEKYKEIAEELFTRSMTESEMRTAPYEFPEDSPIEQLEERRHRLERQISQDIKLEPEILLRAKQDFMKIDSAADLQYMQEKSFDDVDDGFRERALPLEREYQRVSISGEEKCGVPFTDLVDAAKCVVKALFIREKYIKRSMQSFCKTTAHALQELGMKPLDLTDYDDIAETPVDADAPVHPPVSKTHPYDMDPKNMPGDTGYGCKMVGGLVHVYSKRTNMDKSTELDLPYPDLTEYIEDMNVMMALIINGPVKSFCYRRLQYLSSKFQMHILLNEMKELAAQKKVPHRDFYNIRKVDTHIHASSCMNQKHLLRFIKRSMKKYPEEIVHIERGRGQTLKEVFESMNLTAFDLSVDTLDMHADRNTFHRFDKFNAKYNPIGESILREIFIKTDNCIEGKYFAHIVKEVMFDLEESKYQNSELRLSIYGRSRNEWEKLAQWALKHRVYSDNVRWLIQVPRLFDVYQTKKTLANFQEMLENIFMPLFEATINPRKHPELHLFLEHVVGFDSVDDESKPEHHIFNLDSPLPENWTEEDNPPYSYYLYYTYANMTVLNHLRRQRGFRMFVLRPHCGEAGPVHHLVSGFMLSENISHGLLLRKAPVLQYLYYLAQIGIAMSPLSNNSLFLSYHRNPLPEYLSRGLMISLSTDDPLQFHFTKEPLMEEYSIATQVWKLSSCDMCELARNSVLMSGFSHKAKSYWLGPNYSKEGPMSNDIRRTNVPDIRVAYRSETLSDELQLITQAVHPEELDTINEEDSLSMGPLPGQR
- the LOC119229502 gene encoding AMP deaminase 2 isoform X2, with translation MSGDLCGASGPKPIKSQRSLPGTPVSATHNPIDLRTSMEEKYKEIAEELFTRSMTESEMRTAPYEFPEDSPIEQLEERRHRLERQISQDIKLEPEILLRAKQDFMKIDSAADLQYMQEKSFDDVDDGFRERALPLEREYQRVSISGEEKCGVPFTDLVDAAKCVVKALFIREKYIKRSMQSFCKTTAHALQELGMKPLDLTDYDDIAETPVDADAPVHPPVSKTHPYDMDPKNMPGDTGYGCKMVGGLVHVYSKRTNMDKSTELDLPYPDLTEYIEDMNVMMALIINGPVKSFCYRRLQYLSSKFQMHILLNEMKELAAQKKVPHRDFYNIRKVDTHIHASSCMNQKHLLRFIKRSMKKYPEEIVHIERGRGQTLKEVFESMNLTAFDLSVDTLDMHADRNTFHRFDKFNAKYNPIGESILREIFIKTDNCIEGKYFAHIVKEVMFDLEESKYQNSELRLSIYGRSRNEWEKLAQWALKHRVYSDNVRWLIQVPRLFDVYQTKKTLANFQEMLENIFMPLFEATINPRKHPELHLFLEHVVGFDSVDDESKPEHHIFNLDSPLPENWTEEDNPPYSYYLYYTYANMTVLNHLRRQRGFRMFVLRPHCGEAGPVHHLVSGFMLSENISHGLLLRKAPVLQYLYYLAQIGIAMSPLSNNSLFLSYHRNPLPEYLSRGLMISLSTDDPLQFHFTKEPLMEEYSIATQVWKLSSCDMCELARNSVLMSGFSHKAKSYWLGPNYSKEGPMSNDIRRTNVPDIRVAYRSETLSDELQLITQAVHPEELDTINEEDSLSMGPLPGQR